The Aeromicrobium yanjiei DNA segment CCAGCCCTCGAACCAGGTGGCCGGCGCGGAGCCCGGGCTACGCTGCCAAGCATGACCGTCATCAAGATCAACGCCATCACCGTCCCCGCCGGATCCGGCGACGAGCTCGCCCATCGCTTCGCTGCTCGGGCAGGTGCCGTCGACGGCGCGCAGGGGTTCGAGGGCTTCGAGCTGCTCAAGCCCACTGACGAACGTACGCAGTGGCTCGTGCTGACGCGCTGGGCCAGCGAGGACGACTTCCAGGCCTGGATCAGCTCGCCGTCGTTCGCCGAGGGCCACCGGACCGCAGCCGAGCGGGCCGGCGGCGACGCCCCCAAGCCGGTCTCGACCCACAGCGAGGTCTGGAGCTACGAGGTCGCCGGCGGCTCCGAGGGCTGACCCTCGCGGATGGGGGGCTGATTTGTCGGTGGGGGCGGTCATTGTTCTTGCATGGACGTCTTCCCCCTCCTTCTCACCGCCCTCCTCGCGCTGGTGGCCGGGCTTGCGATCGGTTATCTGCTCGGTGGCCGGCGCGCGCCGAGTGCCTCGGCCCACGACCTGAGCCTGTCCACGGCCGCCACCGCGCAGGCCGTCGAGCCGGTCAAGGAGAGCCTTGATCGCTTCGGCGAGCGGCTGCGCCAGCTCGAGGCGAGCCGCATCGAGTGGCACACCCAGCTGCGCGAGCAGGTCGACGCCGTCCGCCTGACCAGCGACTCGCTGCGCAAGGAGACCGCGTCGCTCGCCACCGCGC contains these protein-coding regions:
- a CDS encoding antibiotic biosynthesis monooxygenase family protein, with product MTVIKINAITVPAGSGDELAHRFAARAGAVDGAQGFEGFELLKPTDERTQWLVLTRWASEDDFQAWISSPSFAEGHRTAAERAGGDAPKPVSTHSEVWSYEVAGGSEG